The segment AACGTATTTCTCCATTCCAAAGGATGCTCTAAAGCTATTGAGCGAAGGGAATATCAATATACAATTAGTAATGAACAATGCTCAAATCGTTTTGCCAAAAGAGTCTCTTAAAGACGTAAAGGATGATTTATATTTCCGCTTCGTTCCTGTAAAAACAGAAACAGAAAAGAATGAAGTGAAAAACAGAGCACTTAACAGCATTACAAGCTTTTCTGAATATGAGAATGTCCAAGTATTAGGAAGACCGATGGAAATTCAAACGAATATGGAAAACTCGAAGGTGAAGCTTATTTTGCCAGTAGAATCTGATGTGATTGATACGATTAAAGCAAAAAATAGTGGTATTGAGAACCTGCCAATCTTTATTGAGCATGATGACGGCACGAAGGAAGTTATCGATGCCTCGTTTACGAATTATCATATGGATGGCTTCACTGGATTAGCTTTTGAAATAAATAAGTTTAGTACCTTCACGCCACTGTATCTGTCAGGTGCTGTTACTAACAATACAGACCAAGAAGCAGTTAGCGGCAAGGATGCGAAGGACAGCAAGGGTACGGAAGCATCTTCAAGCGCAGACACAACAGTAAGCACAGATGAGCAGGGAACTGGAACAAATCTGAAGAAACTGCCGAAAACAGGCGACGATTCTTATATTGATATGATCTTAAATATCTCTATCGTTGCAATTGCAGCAATTTTAGTTTTTCTGTTTGTCAGCAAAAAGAGAAGGCTGAAAAAGCAATAATAAGAATGAGGAGAGGGACTTTGTCTCTCTCCTCATATTCTTTAGGAGTATGCTATGAAAAAAACAGTAATCGTTCTGCTTGTTCTCCTTTTACTTGGATTATTGGCTATTAGAGGGGTTCGTTTCTATGAAGACTATAAAAATGAGCAAAAAAGAGCAGAGCTGTCAGAGCGCTATGAAAAAGCAGTTACCGGTGAAATAGATACGAAAAACAATCAGCAAGAAACTGCTGTAGTAGGGAAAATCACCATACCTAGTCTCAAAATCAACTACATCATCCTTGATGGAGCATCAGATGAAAATCTTGATATTTCAATAACGAAGGTGACAGGTCCTGATATGAACGAAACAGGAAATCTCGTTCTCGCTGGTCATAACATGCGAAATGGCAGTTTATTTGGCAAATTAAAAAAGGCGACAAAAAAG is part of the Niallia taxi genome and harbors:
- a CDS encoding sortase, which encodes MKKTVIVLLVLLLLGLLAIRGVRFYEDYKNEQKRAELSERYEKAVTGEIDTKNNQQETAVVGKITIPSLKINYIILDGASDENLDISITKVTGPDMNETGNLVLAGHNMRNGSLFGKLKKATKKDAIFLTDEKGNKGEYSITKMYTVEDTNLTPLEQNTNGTKLTLITCTDNNEYRLIVVAEKTAD